The following coding sequences lie in one Xiphophorus maculatus strain JP 163 A chromosome 4, X_maculatus-5.0-male, whole genome shotgun sequence genomic window:
- the kctd3 gene encoding BTB/POZ domain-containing protein KCTD3 — translation MATNDNSSTPGMGEIIQLNVGGTRFSTSRQTLMWIPDSFFSSLLSGRISTLRDETGAIFIDRDPTAFAPILNFLRTKELDLRGVNISVLRHEAEFYGITPLVRRLLLCEELDRSSCGSVLFHGYLPPPVVPARKSAPAASDERPGPSGAEGFTRGVPLPHPSLSGTDDPEKLDSMVDPRKVLIIAGHHNWIVAAYAHFVICYRIKESSGWQQVFSSPYLDWTIERIALNAKVVGGPHGDKDKMVAAASESKIILWSIQDGGSGNEIGVFSLGVPVDDLFFIGNQLVATSHTGKVGVWNAVTQHWQVQDVVPITSCDTAGSFLLLGCTNGSIYYIDMQKFPLRMKDNDLLVTELYHDPSNDAITALSVYLTPKTSVSGNWIEIAYGTSSGAVRVIVQHPETVGSGPQLFQTFTVHRSPVTKIMLSEKHLVSVCADNNHVRTWTVTRFRGMISTQPGSTPLASFKILSLEETESHGSYCSGNDIGPFGERDDQQVFIQKVIPITNKLFVRLSSTGKRICEVQSVDGTTITCFMVRECEGSSRMGSRPRRYLFTGHGNGSIQMWDLTTAMDTANKGEEKKKEDVGGPTEEELLQLLDQCDLSTSRCATPSISPAPSVLHHTRLRESMSSLQLQAQESIPESQVTYGAVRPYRESPLLARARRTESFNSYRDFQNFSLSQTSNPGPSQIPDARRSLCNFGPEDSERSASVMELWASRNAGNISASKPEVSQESPQQPPDSPGPGADVRRKVHTQPEEGDVVGSGGEGVKGDGAARKRSVLEGGFLGRKRAPPVPHLSSGSEGGGSDSSANASPSPTKLSSSTSPRHRKLPAEPSGHDSSL, via the exons ATGGCCACGAACGATAACAGTTCGACGCCTGGGATGGGAGAGATCATCCAGCTAAATGTCGGGGGGACAAG GTTCAGCACATCCAGACAGACTCTGATGTGGATCCCAGACTCTTTCTTCTCAAG TTTACTGAGTGGGAGGATTTCCACTCTGCGGGATGAAACTGGAGCT ATATTTATTGACAGAGACCCTACAGCCTTTGCACCAATTCTCAACTTTCTCCGAACCAAAGAACTGGACTTGCG aggCGTCAATATCAGCGTCCTGCGCCACGAAGCAGAGTTTTATGGGATCACTCCTTTAG TGCGACGCCTGCTGTTATGTGAGGAACTGGACCGCTCATCATGTGGCAGCGTTCTGTTCCATGGTTACCTTCCTCCCCCAG TTGTCCCGGCTCGTAAGTCGGCGCCTGCAGCTTCTGATGAGCGACCGGGTCCGAGCGGAGCAGAGGGCTTCACCCGTGGGGTTCCCCTTCCTCATCCTTCTCTGTCTGGAACAGACGACCCAGAAAAACTGG ATTCAATGGTTGACCCCAGGAAAGTGCTGATTATAGCAGGACACCACAACTGGATCGTTGCAGCTTATGCACACTTTGTCATCTGCTACAG GATAAAGGAATCGTCTGGATGGCAGCAGGTGTTTTCCTCTCCCTACCTTGACTGGACCATTGAACGTATAGCACTTAACGCTAAAGTGGTGGGTGGTCCACATGGAGACAAGGACAAGATGGTGGCCGCCGCCTCTGAAAGCAAGATTATCCTCTGGAGTATCCAAGATGGAGGCAGCGGAAATGAAATTG GTGTATTCAGTCTCGGCGTTCCTGTTGATGACCTCTTCTTCATTGGCAACCAGCTGGTGGCGACAAGCCACACAGGAAAGGTTGGCGTGTGGAATGCTGTCACTCAACACTGGCAG gtTCAGGATGTAGTTCCCATCACCAGCTGTGACACGGCCGGGTCCTTCCTGCTGCTGGGCTGCACCAACGGCTCCATCTATTATATAG ACATGCAGAAGTTTCCTCTGAGGATGAAGGACAACGATCTCTTAGTAACTGAGCTTTATCACGACCCTTCAAACGATGCCATTACTGCACTGTCTGTGTACCTCACCCCTAAAACCA GTGTGAGTGGGAACTGGATAGAGATCGCCTATGGGACGAGCAGCGGAGCAGTGAGGGTGATCGTGCAGCACCCAGAGACCGTAGGATCGGGTCCTCAGCTGTTTCAGACGTTCACTGTGCACAGAAGCCCAGTGACGAAGATTATGCTATCTGAGAAACATCTGGTGTCGG tgtgTGCGGATAACAACCACGTTCGGACGTGGACGGTGACGCGGTTCAGAGGGATGATCTCCACTCAGCCAGGCTCCACACCTCTGGCTTCCTTTAAGATCCTGTCCCTGGAAGAGACGGAGAGTCATGGAAGCTACTGCTCTGGAAATGATATAG GCCCGTTCGGAGAGAGAGATGATCAACAAGTTTTCATCCAGAAAGTCATCCCCATCACCAACAAACTGTTTGTTAGGCTCTCCTCAACTGGAAAAAG GATCTGTGAGGTGCAGTCTGTGGATGGAACCACTATCACTTGCTTCATGGTTCGGGAGTGCGAGGGTTCCAGCCGGATGGGGTCCCGACCGCGCCGCTATTTGTTCACCGGTCACGGAAATGGCAGCATTCAAATGTGGGACCTCACCACTGCGATGGACACAGCCAACAAaggagaagagaagaagaaagaag ATGTGGGTGGGCcaacagaggaggagctgcttcAGCTGCTGGACCAGTGTGACCTGAGTACCTCCCGCTGTGCCACCCCAAGcataagccccgccccctctgTGTTGCACCACACACGCCTCAGAGAGTCTATGTCAAG TTTGCAGCTGCAGGCCCAGGAATCTATTCCTGAGAGCCAGGTCACCTACGGAGCCGTGCGGCCCTACAGAGAGAGCCCCCTGCTGGCCCGGGCGAGGCGAACCGAATCCTTCAACAGCTACAG AGACTTCCAGAACTTTAGCCTGAGTCAGACGTCCAACCCTGGACCTAGTCAGATCCCAGACGCTCGGCGCTCGCTGTGTAACTTTGGGCCTGAGGACAGTGAGAGGAGCGCCTCGGTCATGGAGCTATGGGCTTCCCGCAACGCCGGAAACATCTCAGCGAGTAAACCAGAAGTCAGTCAAGAATCACCACAGCAACCTCCAGACAGCCCAGGTCCAGGAGCGGACGTGAGGCGAAAGGTGCACACTCAGCCAGAAGAAGGGGATGTTGTTGGGTCGGGAGGAGAAGGGGTGAAGGGCGACGGCGCTGCAAGGAAAAGGAGCGTACTGGAGGGGGGCTTTCTGGGGCGGAAGAGGGCTCCTCCAGTTCCACATCTCTCCTCTGGATCTGAAGGTGGGGGCAGTGACTCATCTGCAAACGCCTCGCCCTCTCCAACCAAACTGTCGTCCTCCACTTCGCCACGACACAGAAAGCTGCCAGCTGAGCCGTCCGGTCATGACAGCAGCCTGTGA